In Malus sylvestris chromosome 15, drMalSylv7.2, whole genome shotgun sequence, a single genomic region encodes these proteins:
- the LOC126605533 gene encoding probable receptor-like protein kinase At1g80640 isoform X2, producing MKLLLLLLLLLVQILLLLLVQPNPICVGATPTDPFLSSISAPLSSPISPIASSMATFTPEGSEGHQMGSHKKMLIPLIITCTALGVVFLSLLCLWIYHKKFQHKSHKKSGQSSSDAEKGLALGPFAGKFNSIRMVSKKGSVPVIEYKVLETGTNNFLDSNIIGEGGFGCVYKGRLDDNLLVAVKKLDCANQDAEREFENEVELLHKIQHPNIITLLGCSINGDSRFIVYELMYSGSLETQLHGPSHGSALTWPMRMKIALDAARGLEYLHEYCSPPVIHRDLKTSNILLDANFNAKLSDFGLAVADGAKNSKNIKLSGTLGYVAPEYLLDGKLTDKSDVYAFGVVLLELLLGRRPVEKLSPTQCQSIVTWALPQLTDRSKLPNIVDPVIKDSMDLKHLYQVAAVAVLCVQPEPSYRPLITDVLHSLVPLVPVDLGGTLRVTQPGPPESTPVSPGH from the exons ATGaagctgctgctgcttcttcttcttcttcttgttcaaaTTTTGCTTTTGCTTCTTGTACAACCAAATCCCATTTGTGTTGGCGCCACACCGACTGACCCATTTCTTTCCTCCATATCTGCTCCTCTCTCCTCGCCCATTTCTCCAATTGCTTCATCAATGGCTACCTTCACTCCGG AAGGAAGTGAAGGGCATCAAATGGGTTCACATAAGAAAATGCTAATTCCACTCATTATTACTTGCACTGCACTTGGTGTAGTTTTTTTGTCACTGTTGTGCTTGTGGATTTACCACaaaaagtttcaacacaaatCCCACAAGAAAAGTGGTCAGAGCAGCTCAG ATGCCGAGAAGGGGCTTGCATTGGGTCCATTTGCGGGTAAATTCAATTCCATAAGGATGGTTTCTAAGAAAGGATCTGTTCCAGTAATTGAATACAAGGTACTAGAAACAGGCACCAACAATTTTTTGGATAGCAATATTATCGGTGAGGGTGGATTTGGATGCGTTTATAAGGGTCGGTTGGATGATAATTTGCTTGTTGCAGTCAAGAAACTAGACTGTGCAAATCAGGATGCTGAGAGAGAATTTGAG AATGAGGTGGAGTTGTTGCATAAAATTCAGCATCCAAATATAATTACCCTTTTGGGTTGCAGTATTAATGGTGACTCAAGGTTCATTGTTTATGAACTGATGTATAGCGGATCTCTGGAAACTCAATTGCACG GACCCTCTCATGGTTCCGCATTAACATGGCCCATGCGAATGAAAATTGCTCTTGATGCAGCAAG AGGGTTAGAATATCTACACGAGTACTGCAGCCCCCCAGTGATCCATAGAGATCTGAAAACATCTAATATTCTTTTAGATGCCAACTTCAATGCCAAG CTCTCTGATTTTGGTCTTGCCGTGGCTGACGGGGCCAAAAATAGTAAGAACATCAAGCTTTCTGGAACGTTGGGTTATGTTGCTCCAGAGTATCTTTTAGATG GTAAATTGACGGATAAGAGTGATGTCTATGCTTTTGGAGTTGTGCTTCTGGAGCTTCTACTAGGAAGAAGGCCTGTTGAAAAACTTTCACCAACTCAGTGCCAATCTATAGTCACATGG GCCCTGCCTCAGCTCACTGACAGATCAAAGCTTCCAAACATTGTGGATCCCGTGATCAAAGATTCCATGGATCTGAAGCACTTATACCAG GTTGCTGCTGTTGCTGTGTTATGTGTGCAACCGGAACCAAGTTACCGCCCACTGATAACAGATGTTTTGCATTCCCTTGTTCCTCTTGTTCCGGTGGATCTCGGAGGGACTCTAAGAGTTACCCAACCTGGACCTCCGGAAAGCACCCCAGTGTCTCCTGGTCACTGA
- the LOC126605533 gene encoding probable receptor-like protein kinase At1g80640 isoform X1: MKLLLLLLLLLVQILLLLLVQPNPICVGATPTDPFLSSISAPLSSPISPIASSMATFTPGIAEGSEGHQMGSHKKMLIPLIITCTALGVVFLSLLCLWIYHKKFQHKSHKKSGQSSSDAEKGLALGPFAGKFNSIRMVSKKGSVPVIEYKVLETGTNNFLDSNIIGEGGFGCVYKGRLDDNLLVAVKKLDCANQDAEREFENEVELLHKIQHPNIITLLGCSINGDSRFIVYELMYSGSLETQLHGPSHGSALTWPMRMKIALDAARGLEYLHEYCSPPVIHRDLKTSNILLDANFNAKLSDFGLAVADGAKNSKNIKLSGTLGYVAPEYLLDGKLTDKSDVYAFGVVLLELLLGRRPVEKLSPTQCQSIVTWALPQLTDRSKLPNIVDPVIKDSMDLKHLYQVAAVAVLCVQPEPSYRPLITDVLHSLVPLVPVDLGGTLRVTQPGPPESTPVSPGH; the protein is encoded by the exons ATGaagctgctgctgcttcttcttcttcttcttgttcaaaTTTTGCTTTTGCTTCTTGTACAACCAAATCCCATTTGTGTTGGCGCCACACCGACTGACCCATTTCTTTCCTCCATATCTGCTCCTCTCTCCTCGCCCATTTCTCCAATTGCTTCATCAATGGCTACCTTCACTCCGG GTATTGCAGAAGGAAGTGAAGGGCATCAAATGGGTTCACATAAGAAAATGCTAATTCCACTCATTATTACTTGCACTGCACTTGGTGTAGTTTTTTTGTCACTGTTGTGCTTGTGGATTTACCACaaaaagtttcaacacaaatCCCACAAGAAAAGTGGTCAGAGCAGCTCAG ATGCCGAGAAGGGGCTTGCATTGGGTCCATTTGCGGGTAAATTCAATTCCATAAGGATGGTTTCTAAGAAAGGATCTGTTCCAGTAATTGAATACAAGGTACTAGAAACAGGCACCAACAATTTTTTGGATAGCAATATTATCGGTGAGGGTGGATTTGGATGCGTTTATAAGGGTCGGTTGGATGATAATTTGCTTGTTGCAGTCAAGAAACTAGACTGTGCAAATCAGGATGCTGAGAGAGAATTTGAG AATGAGGTGGAGTTGTTGCATAAAATTCAGCATCCAAATATAATTACCCTTTTGGGTTGCAGTATTAATGGTGACTCAAGGTTCATTGTTTATGAACTGATGTATAGCGGATCTCTGGAAACTCAATTGCACG GACCCTCTCATGGTTCCGCATTAACATGGCCCATGCGAATGAAAATTGCTCTTGATGCAGCAAG AGGGTTAGAATATCTACACGAGTACTGCAGCCCCCCAGTGATCCATAGAGATCTGAAAACATCTAATATTCTTTTAGATGCCAACTTCAATGCCAAG CTCTCTGATTTTGGTCTTGCCGTGGCTGACGGGGCCAAAAATAGTAAGAACATCAAGCTTTCTGGAACGTTGGGTTATGTTGCTCCAGAGTATCTTTTAGATG GTAAATTGACGGATAAGAGTGATGTCTATGCTTTTGGAGTTGTGCTTCTGGAGCTTCTACTAGGAAGAAGGCCTGTTGAAAAACTTTCACCAACTCAGTGCCAATCTATAGTCACATGG GCCCTGCCTCAGCTCACTGACAGATCAAAGCTTCCAAACATTGTGGATCCCGTGATCAAAGATTCCATGGATCTGAAGCACTTATACCAG GTTGCTGCTGTTGCTGTGTTATGTGTGCAACCGGAACCAAGTTACCGCCCACTGATAACAGATGTTTTGCATTCCCTTGTTCCTCTTGTTCCGGTGGATCTCGGAGGGACTCTAAGAGTTACCCAACCTGGACCTCCGGAAAGCACCCCAGTGTCTCCTGGTCACTGA